A region of the Acidimicrobiales bacterium genome:
TCATGCGCTGGGCCAGGCCCGGATAGATCTCGCCGTGGTTGCCCTCGGAGTCCTTGTGCTCCAGGCGCCCCGACAGGACCCAGGTGATGATCTCCATGTCCTGGTGGGGGTGGGTGCTGAATCCCGTGCCGGCCCGGACCCGGTCGTCGTTGGACACGAGCAGCAGGCCGTGGCCCACGTTGGTGGGGTCGTAGTGGCGGCCGAAGCTGAAGCTGTGGCGGTTGTCGAGCCAGTCGATACGGGTGTGGGGGCGGGTGTCGGCCCGGCGGACGTCGATGGTGGGGGTGGCGCTCATGTCAGCTGCGTCCTCTCGATACTTGCGTGTGCAAGTAACAACGTCGAAGCGGCCCGAACATTCCCGGACCCAAGGAGCCCTCAGAGCCCCATGAGGGCGGTGACCCCGTGGTCCCGGCCGGCGGTGTAGCCGCCGTCGACGGCGATGGCCTGGCCGCTCACGAACGAGGCGTCGTCGGAGAGCAGGTAGGTGCACAGGGCGGCGACCTCGTCAGCCCGGCCGAGTCGTCGCAGCTTGTGCTCCTCGATGGTGGCCTCGGCCACCGCCTCCATGCCGGGCATCCCCACGACCGACTGGTACAGCGGGGTGTCGATGAACCCCGGGCACACGGCGTTGGCCCGGATGCCCTGGCGTCCGTAGTCGATGGCCAGGTTCTTGGTGAGCAGCACGACGCCGCCCTTCGAGGCGTTGTAGGCGCTGCCGCCGGCCGTTCCTTCCAGTCCTTCGACGCTGGCGACGGTGACGATCGAGCCCCGTTCCCCGCCCGGCCGGGGCGCCTGGCCGAGCATCGCCGTGGCGGCGTGCTTGGCCACCAGGAACGTGCCTCGGAGGTTGATGTCGACCACCCGCTGCCACTCGGCGTCGTCGACCAGGTGGACCGGCCCGCCTCCGGCGACGCCGGCGGCGTTGACCACGCCGTCGACCCGACCGAACGAGCCCATCGCGGCACGGAACAGGTCGGCGACGGCGCGCTCGTCGGTGACGTCGGTGGGGACGTCCACGTACTGCTCGCCGGCCTCGCCCGGTGCCTCGGACGCGCCGAGGTCGGCGCCGACCACCCGGGCGCCCTCGTTCACCAGTCGCTCCACCGTGGCGCGTCCGATGCCCGACGCCGCCCCGGTCACCACCACCACCCGCTCGTCGATGCCTCTCATCGGACCACCTCCTTCGTCGCCGCGACGCTAGACACTCGACGCCAGGGGCGCGCGCCGTCAGGTCACGGACGGGCTGGACTCGTCGTCGCTGCCCGACCCCGAACCGGACGAGTCCGTGTCGGCGTCGTCATCGCTGTCGTCGGAGGATCCGGATCCCGAGCCGCTGCCGGATCCCGAGCCGGAGCCCGATCCCGAGCCGCTGCCCGATCCCGAGCCGCTGCCGGATCCCGAGCCGCTGCCCGATCCCGAGCCGGAGCCGGATCCCGAGCCGCTGCCCGACCCCGAGCCGGACCCCGAGCCGGAGCCGGAGCCGGAGCCGGAGCCCGACCCCGAACCGGTGCCCGAACCGCCGGATCCCGAGCCGCCGGATCCGGAGCCGGAGTTGGCGTCGTCATCGTCGTGGCCGGAGGAGGAGGAGCCGGACCCGCTGTTGCTGCCGGACCCGCTGTTGCTGCCCGATCCGTTGGTGCTGCCCGAGCCGCCGGATCCCACCGGGTCGTCGCGGTCCGAGTCGTCACCGGTGGCGCCGCCCCCACCGTTGCCGTCGTCGTCGCCGGCCCCGGAACCGCCGCCACCGCCCGACCCCGAGCCGCCGCCGTCGTCGTCCGTGGTGGCGCCGGCGGATGCGTCGCCGTCGACCTGATCCACCGAGAGGAGCAGGTCGGCACGGGCCAGCAGCACGAGGGCCTCGGCCCGGACCTCGTCCTGGTCGTCGGCGGACAGGTCCCCGAGCTGGGCACGCAGGCGTCGGGCCTCGGCCTCCACGTCGGCGACGTCTGCGGCATCGAGGGCGGCGTCGAGGCGGTCCATGGTGGCGCGCACCTGGGTGAGGGCCACCGACTCGACCGGTAGGCCGAGGGCGTGCGCCGCGGATCGCACAGGCGCCGGCAGGTAGCCGGTGCTGATGGCGTACGCCGTGCCGCCGGACACGATCGCACCACCCACGACCAGCACGACGAACGGACGGGAGAACCCACGGCGGAACCCGGCCAGGAAGCCGGGGGCCCGTCGCTGCGCCCGCTGCTCCTGGACGGCCCGCTGGAGCGCGGCGAGGCCCGTCGGGTCGGGCGCCAGGTCGACCGTCGGCGTCAGGGCGGCGCCGAGCAGGGCGAGGAGCTCGTCGTCGCTGCGGCTCATGTCAGCACCTCCAGGTGGCCTCGCAGCCGTTCGAGCGCCCGGGCCTGGGCCATGCGCACGGCCCCGGGACGCTTGCCCAACGCCGCGGCAGCGTCCTCGGAGCTCAGCCCTGCCACGACGCGCAGCTCGAGCAGCTCCCGGTCACCCTCGCTCAGCTTGGCGAAGGCAGCCCGCACCGCGACGGCCTCCTCGCTCCTGATCAGGTCCTCGTCGAGTTCTCGACGGTCGGCGACCTCCGGCGGTGCGCCCCGGGGGGCGCGGCCGGCCGCCCGGTGCGCGTCGGTCACCACGTGGCGGCAGATGCCGAACAGCCAGCCTTCGAAGCCGTAGCCCTTGGGCTCGAAGCGCCCGATGGCCTTGACGGCCCTGGTCATGGTCTCGCTCACCGCGTCTCTCGCATCGTCGGGGGGCAGGCGGCGGCGGGCATAGGCCAGCAGGCGCGGGTACACGTCGCGATAGATCGCCTCCCAGGCGTCGCTGTCGTGTTCCTTCGCCCGAGCCACCAGGGCCGCGAGGTCCTGCGTGACCGCCACCACCCTTCTCTATCGGTGGCGGCGGACCGGTGTCACACTTTCTTTCCGATGGAGCGCATGACCGGCATGGACGCGGGCTTCCTGTACATGGAGACGCCCACCATCCACATGCACACGATCAAGGCCGCGATCATCGATCCGGCCACCGTTCCCGGGGGCTACACCTTCGAGCGCTTCCGGGAGGTGCTCGGCGAGCGCCTCCACCTGTTGCCGCCGTTCCGCCGGCGGGTGGTGGAGGTGCCCTTGGGGCTGCATCACCCCGTCTGGGTGGACGACCCCGACTTCGACATCGACCGCCACATCCGCCGGGTCGTCCTCGACCAGCCCGCCGGGCGACGGGAGATGGACCGGGCCATCGCCGCCGTCGCCTCGGTGCCGCTCCCCAGGGACCGGCCGCTCTGGGAGATCGTGGTCCTCGAGGGCATGCCCGACGGCCGCATCGGCTTCGTGGCCAAGCTGCACCACTCGCTCGCCGACGGGGTGGCGGCCGCCGAACTGCTGGCCAACGTCATGGACCTCGAGCCCGACCCGCCGGACCCGCCCGTCGACCCCGAGGGCGGCCGGGGCTGGACGGGTGAGGCCGTGCCGTCCCGGTGGGCGCTGCTGTGGGCCGCGGTCGTCGAAGGGTTCCTGGGCCTGGCTCGCATCCCCGCCCTCGTGGGACGCACCCTGCGCAGCCTGGTCGCCGTCGGGCGCCGGCGCCGGGCCGCCGACGTGTCCCCGCCCCTGCCGGTGCTGCACACCCCCAACGTGTCGTTCTCGACCGCGCTGACGCCACGACGCTCCTTCGCCACCGCGACGATGCCGCTCGACGACCTGCGGGCCGTGAAGACCGCGGCGGGTGCCACGGTGAACGACGTCCTGCTCTGCCTCGTCGCCGGGGCGCTCCGCTCGTACCTGCTGGCCCGCGACGAACTGCCGGAGGCGCCGTTGGTGGCCGGCGTCCCCGTCTCCACCGACCGTCCCGAGGAGGTGCGCCGCCTCGGCGGCAACAAGGTGTCGAACCTCTTCACCGCGCTGCCCACCCACCTCGACGATCCGCTGGCCCGCCTCGCCGCGGTGCACGAGGTCACGGCGGCGGCGAAGGAGGTGCACAACCTGCTCGGCGTGGACATGCTCGCCGACTGGGTGGAGTTCACGCCGCCGCGCCCCTACGCCTACCTCGCCCGCCAGTACTCGCGCTTTCGCATCGCCGACCGCCACCGCCCACCGATCAACGTCGTGGTCTCGAACGTCCCCGGCCCCCGCGAGCCGCTGTACATCGCCGGCGCCCGCTTGGAGTCCATCTACTCCGTGGGCCCCGTGCTCGAGGGCATCGGGCTCAACATCACGGCCTGGAGCTACCTCGACCAGGTGCACGTCAGCGCCATCGCCTGCCGCGACGTCATCGCCGACCTGCACGAGATCCTTTCGGGCATGGGAGCGGCCCTCGCGGAGCTCCGAGCGGCGCTCGACCTCCCCGAGTCCGCACCGGCCTGACCGGGGCGCCTCTGACGGGGCCCGCACAGCCGGTACCGTGCGGGCGGTGAGCGACGTGACGGGGCTCGCCCCCGGGCCCGGGTCCGCGCCGAACCCACCACGGCGGGGTGTGTCGCCTCTGGTCGCCGCCCCGGTGGCGGTGCTCTTCGTGGCGGCGTCGATGGGCGTGGCCTGGCTGGCCACCCGGGATGGTGGCGGAGGGGCCGCCGCACCGGCGGCCACCACGACGACCGAGGCGCCGGCCACGTCCACGACGGACGTCCCGGGCCAGCCCCAGCCCGACGACCTCGAGTCGGTGGTGGCGGAGCTGAGCGCGTTCGTGGAGCAGGAGCGGGGCCTCGAATTCGACGAGCCGGTCGAGGTCGAGCTCGCCGAGGACGAGGAGTTCGAGCAGCGCCTCCTCGAGGACTTCGAGGCGGAGGACGAGGCCGACCTGCGCGACACCGAACGGATCTTCCGGGCCCTCGGGTTCCTCGACGACGGGGACGACCTCGTCGAGCAGCTGAAGGGTGTGCTCAGCGGCGGAGTGGTCGGCTTCTACGACCCAGAGACCAACGAACTGGTCGTGCGGGGCGGCTCGCCCACGCCCTACGCCCGGTCCACCATCGTCCACGAACTCACCCACGCCCTCGACGACGAGCACTTCGAGCTCTCCCGGCCCGATCTGGACGAGGCCGACGACGAGACCGGCTTCGCGTTCTCCGCGCTCGTCGAGGGCAACGCCGTCACGGTGGAGGAGGCCTACCAGGACACCTTCACCGACGACGAGCAGCAGGAGTACGACGAGGAAGAGGCGAGCATCGGTGGCGGCACCGACTTCAGCCAGTTCCCCCAGGTGCTCCTGGCGCTGATCGGGGCGCCCTACGAGTTCGGCCCGCCCCTCATCGACGCCATCACCAGCCACGGCGGCGACGAGGCCGTGAACCAGGCCTTCGAGAACCCGCCGGTGTCGAGCGAGCAGGTGCTCGACCCGTCGGTCTACCTCGAGGGCGACGAGCCCCTCGACGTCGCCGAGCCGCCGGCCGACGGCGAGTCGTTCGACCAGGGGACCTTCGGCCAGTATCTCCTGCTCCTGCTGCTCACCGACGGCGGCGTCGACCAGCAGGAGGCGGCGCAGGCCGCCGTGGGCTGGGGCGGCGACCAGTACGTGGCCTGGCGCGACGGCGACGAGACCTGCCTGCGGGTCTCGTTCGAGGGCGACACCTCCGGCGATACCGACGAGATCGCGGACGCGCTCGACGCCTGGGCCGACGGGCGCGACGGCGCCGAGGTCACCACCAACGCCGACGACCAGCCCACGTTGACTTCCTGCGGCTGACCGGCTGCCCGGCTGACCAGCTGACCGGGTCGTCGACGGGCGCTGCCCCGCCGCCTGCCTCCGGCCCGACCGACCCTGCTCGACGCGATGGCGGTCGGTTCCGGCCTCTGGGACGATCGAGCTCCGGGAACCTGCGCCGGGGTCAGCCCAACAGGTCGTTGAGCCCGTTCTCGTCGCCGACGGCGCTCTTCTCGGCCATGGCGTCGAGGAACTGGCGGCCCTCGTCGGAGTCGACGGCCTCGACCATGGCCTTCGGGATGGCCCGCATGACGTAGCCCTCGGGCATCGGTGGGGCGTCGTCCACCCGCCGGGCCAGCGCCGCCTCGATGATGGGGGCGATGCGCTCGGCCTTGGCCGCCGACGCCGCGGGGTCGCGCTCCTTGAACTCGGGCAGCACCTCGGCGGCGAACAGCTCGAGGCTGGACATGATGTCCTCGTGGCGGTTGCGGCCCGCCTGCATCACGAAGATCACCTGGTCGACCCCCGCCTCCTCGTAGCGGCGCAGGTACTCCCGGATCTGGTCGGGCGTCCCCACGGCACCTCGAAGCCCGCTGGTGTCGCCCGCGGCCACCTGTGCGCCGAGCACCTCCTTCTTGGCGGCGATGGCGGCCTCGGGGGAGTAGCCCATCTGGTCGCGCTTGGCCATGAACTCCTGCCACACGTCGGTGTGGCCGGGGACGTGGTCGCCGAACACGTAGTAGTGGGCGAGCGAGTAGCCGAAGAAGTTGCCACCCTCGAGGCCCATGGCGATGGCGGCGTCCTCGGTGGGCGCGCACATCATCGGGGTGACGCACGCGATGTTGTGGTTGACGGCCTTGCCCACCGGGACACACTTCTCTGCCATCACCGCGGTGTAGTCGTCGACCCAGTGGCGGGCCTCCTCGGGGTCGATGAAGGCGAAGGCGAGGGCGCCGATGCCCTTCTCGGCGGCGAGGAGGATGGTGTCCCGCCGCGAGCAGGCCACCCACAGCGGCGGGTGGGGCTTCTGCATCGGCTTGGGAACGACGTTGCGGGGCGGGATGCTGGCGAAGGTGCCCTCGTGGCCGGTGAAGGGGTCCTCGGTCATGGCCCGGATGGCCACCTGGAGGCCCTCGAGCCACTGGTCGCGCTTGACCGCGGGGTCGATGCCGAAGCCGCCCAGTTCGGCCTCGGAGGACGATTCGCCCGAGCCGAACTCCGCCCGGCCGCCGGACACGAGGTCGAGCATGGCCACCCGCTCGGCGGTGCGGACGGGGTGGTTGTAGCCGGGCGCGGTCTGGATGATGCCGTGGCCGAGGCGCATCTGCTTCGTCCGCTGACTGGCGGCGGCGAGGAAGACCTCGGGGGCGCTCGAGTGCGAGTACTCCTCGAGGAAGTGGTGCTCGACCTCCCACACGTACTCGATGCCCAACTGGTCGGCGTACTCGATCTGGTCGAGCGCCTCCTGCACGAGGCGGTGCTCGCTGTCGGGGTCCCACGGGCGGGGCAGCTGGTGCTCGTAGAACAGTCCGAACTTCATCGCGACGCCTCCTCGGGTGGGCCGGCCAAGGCTAGAGCGGTTCGGGCGTGGGCTCGGACGCCGCTCAGTTGTGCAAGGGGAGCAGCTCCGCGGCGACGGCCTCGAGCTCGGCGGTCCAGTCCATCGGCTCCGCCAGTGGGAGCACCACGAACTTGGAGGCGCCGGCCTCGATCATCTCCTCCAGGCGGGACCGCAGCTCGGGGAGCTGGCCGGCACGATCTTGCGGGGG
Encoded here:
- a CDS encoding SDR family oxidoreductase yields the protein MRGIDERVVVVTGAASGIGRATVERLVNEGARVVGADLGASEAPGEAGEQYVDVPTDVTDERAVADLFRAAMGSFGRVDGVVNAAGVAGGGPVHLVDDAEWQRVVDINLRGTFLVAKHAATAMLGQAPRPGGERGSIVTVASVEGLEGTAGGSAYNASKGGVVLLTKNLAIDYGRQGIRANAVCPGFIDTPLYQSVVGMPGMEAVAEATIEEHKLRRLGRADEVAALCTYLLSDDASFVSGQAIAVDGGYTAGRDHGVTALMGL
- a CDS encoding sigma-70 family RNA polymerase sigma factor; protein product: MAVTQDLAALVARAKEHDSDAWEAIYRDVYPRLLAYARRRLPPDDARDAVSETMTRAVKAIGRFEPKGYGFEGWLFGICRHVVTDAHRAAGRAPRGAPPEVADRRELDEDLIRSEEAVAVRAAFAKLSEGDRELLELRVVAGLSSEDAAAALGKRPGAVRMAQARALERLRGHLEVLT
- a CDS encoding wax ester/triacylglycerol synthase family O-acyltransferase; amino-acid sequence: MERMTGMDAGFLYMETPTIHMHTIKAAIIDPATVPGGYTFERFREVLGERLHLLPPFRRRVVEVPLGLHHPVWVDDPDFDIDRHIRRVVLDQPAGRREMDRAIAAVASVPLPRDRPLWEIVVLEGMPDGRIGFVAKLHHSLADGVAAAELLANVMDLEPDPPDPPVDPEGGRGWTGEAVPSRWALLWAAVVEGFLGLARIPALVGRTLRSLVAVGRRRRAADVSPPLPVLHTPNVSFSTALTPRRSFATATMPLDDLRAVKTAAGATVNDVLLCLVAGALRSYLLARDELPEAPLVAGVPVSTDRPEEVRRLGGNKVSNLFTALPTHLDDPLARLAAVHEVTAAAKEVHNLLGVDMLADWVEFTPPRPYAYLARQYSRFRIADRHRPPINVVVSNVPGPREPLYIAGARLESIYSVGPVLEGIGLNITAWSYLDQVHVSAIACRDVIADLHEILSGMGAALAELRAALDLPESAPA
- a CDS encoding LLM class flavin-dependent oxidoreductase, coding for MKFGLFYEHQLPRPWDPDSEHRLVQEALDQIEYADQLGIEYVWEVEHHFLEEYSHSSAPEVFLAAASQRTKQMRLGHGIIQTAPGYNHPVRTAERVAMLDLVSGGRAEFGSGESSSEAELGGFGIDPAVKRDQWLEGLQVAIRAMTEDPFTGHEGTFASIPPRNVVPKPMQKPHPPLWVACSRRDTILLAAEKGIGALAFAFIDPEEARHWVDDYTAVMAEKCVPVGKAVNHNIACVTPMMCAPTEDAAIAMGLEGGNFFGYSLAHYYVFGDHVPGHTDVWQEFMAKRDQMGYSPEAAIAAKKEVLGAQVAAGDTSGLRGAVGTPDQIREYLRRYEEAGVDQVIFVMQAGRNRHEDIMSSLELFAAEVLPEFKERDPAASAAKAERIAPIIEAALARRVDDAPPMPEGYVMRAIPKAMVEAVDSDEGRQFLDAMAEKSAVGDENGLNDLLG